Genomic window (Chloroflexota bacterium):
CGTCTGGCACCACGTGTGAGACGAGCCCGATCCGCTCCGCCTCGATCGCCATGAGCGCATCGCCGACGAGGGCGAGCTCCGCCGCCCGTGCGCTCCCGAGCAGTCGCTGCAGGAACCAGCTGACGCCGCTGTCCGGCACGAGCCCGATCCGCCCGAAGGCGAGGACGAGCGTCGCGCTCGCCGCCGCGATCCGGATGTCGCAGGCCAGGGCGAGCGAGAACCCCGCGCCCGCCGCGGTGCCGTTGATCGCACCGATGACCGGCTTCGAGCACCGATGGATCGCCAGGATGAGCGGGTTGTAGCGCTCCCGGATCTCCTCCGTCAGCGACGGCGCGGCACCACCGAAGGACTCTCGCAGATCCTGCCCGGCGCAGAACGCGCGACCCTCCGCGGTGAGGATCACGGCGCGGACCGCACGGTCGCGGTCGACCGAACGGAATGCGGCGAGCAGTTCCTCGCGCATCGTTCGGTCGAGGGCGTTGAGTGCCCCGGGCCGGGCGAGCGTGATCGTCGCGACCTCGTCGGCGACCTCGAGCCTGACCGTGGCCGGGCGCCCGGTCGTCTCGATGGCCTCCTCGCCTCGCGCTGGACCCGCCATCAGCCGCCGAATTCGACGAGGTTCCCGTCGACGAGCTCGAAGACCCGGCGGTCGATCGGTTCGTCGGCGCCGCCCGAATGCTCGAGCACGAAGTCGGCGAACAGGCCGGCGAATTCGGCGTCGCCGTCGCGGAGGGTGCCCGCCAGGAGGAGATGGCGCTCGGGAAGGCCGATGAGGACGCGTCCCGCCGCGCCGAGCTCCCGGGCGAGGTGCGCGCGGACGGACGGCAGGAGGATCCGCGCCGCGTCGTGGCCGCCCCCCGTATCGGACGAGAGGAGCCGCCGATCGCCGGAGACCTCGTCCGTCCATGGTGCCCCATCCGACCAGGCGCTGAGGTTCGCGAGCGCGGTCTCCTGGACATCGCCCACCCTGACCCCCCACGACAGGAGATGGTCGCCGTTGACGACGACATCGAAGCCGCCACCGGC
Coding sequences:
- a CDS encoding enoyl-CoA hydratase/isomerase family protein — translated: MAGPARGEEAIETTGRPATVRLEVADEVATITLARPGALNALDRTMREELLAAFRSVDRDRAVRAVILTAEGRAFCAGQDLRESFGGAAPSLTEEIRERYNPLILAIHRCSKPVIGAINGTAAGAGFSLALACDIRIAAASATLVLAFGRIGLVPDSGVSWFLQRLLGSARAAELALVGDALMAIEAERIGLVSHVVPDEALDAEARALALRLAAGSPRALALTKRALAFAAESTLEVALEYEAWLQGVAGASADHAEGLAAFREKRPPRFTGE